In Candidatus Hydrogenedentota bacterium, a single window of DNA contains:
- a CDS encoding MCP four helix bundle domain-containing protein, with amino-acid sequence MFKSMKLGSKIGMGFTLLLVIAIALGGLAVVNMNGVKNTAEMLATSAMPEVGLATEVERYSLKTMYATRGYAFTEEKPYLDTAREELAKVKDFLKQVEAHAATFNDTDLDAKARGAEAAALEYEKLLEETVTTTEALNVEKEALNKAAQEYMSICDVFLKDQTDKLNAEIAELAGASAAGAEATAVSTAATASEKAKKVQERFTKTAMTNDIIELGNNIRIGVWKAISLRDPALFTETQKKFAEVNAKLDELKAITTQELNLKQIEDCRAAGQAYNDGMTRFLESWLKREELGKKRGAAADLVLTAAETASKDGMKTASTASTDASSALGVASTVMVIGLAIAVVLGVTLAIFITRSITGPLQRIIDGLRGGAEQVASAANQVAQSGQGLAEGASSQAASLEESSASLEELSSMTRQNSGNAEQANSAAREARDGAVRGTQAMQTMSSVIEKIKVSSDETAKIIRTIDEIAFQTNLLALNAAVEAARAGEAGKGFAVVAEEVRNLAQRSAQAARNTSTLIEESQQNAKSGVTAAQEVGTVLGQVASSIDKVAQLIAEVSAASREQTQGVEQINLAVSNMDQVTQSNAANAEESAAAGEELSAQARELQDMVVELTAMVKGAGAANNGYTAESTVKHLPARRESWKATKAQRARYALSSKESSVRSEDGARSMRNAQELTHASVAAESVIPLDEDDFKEF; translated from the coding sequence ATGTTTAAGAGCATGAAACTTGGATCAAAAATCGGCATGGGCTTCACGCTGCTGCTTGTCATCGCGATCGCCCTTGGCGGTCTCGCCGTCGTCAACATGAACGGCGTCAAGAACACGGCGGAAATGCTCGCGACGTCGGCGATGCCCGAGGTCGGGCTGGCCACGGAAGTGGAGCGCTACTCGCTCAAGACCATGTACGCCACCCGAGGCTACGCCTTCACGGAAGAAAAACCCTATCTGGACACGGCGCGCGAAGAACTCGCCAAGGTGAAGGATTTTCTGAAGCAGGTGGAGGCGCACGCGGCGACCTTCAATGACACCGATCTCGACGCCAAGGCCAGGGGCGCGGAAGCGGCCGCCCTGGAGTACGAGAAGCTCCTTGAGGAGACGGTGACCACCACGGAAGCACTCAACGTGGAGAAAGAGGCGCTGAACAAGGCCGCTCAGGAGTACATGAGCATTTGCGATGTCTTTCTGAAAGATCAGACGGATAAGCTGAATGCGGAAATCGCCGAGTTGGCGGGCGCCTCGGCCGCGGGCGCGGAAGCCACGGCGGTAAGTACGGCGGCCACGGCCTCCGAAAAGGCCAAGAAGGTCCAGGAACGTTTCACCAAGACCGCCATGACGAATGATATCATCGAACTGGGCAACAATATCCGCATCGGTGTCTGGAAAGCCATCTCCCTGCGCGACCCGGCCCTTTTCACCGAAACACAGAAGAAGTTTGCCGAGGTCAATGCCAAACTGGATGAATTGAAAGCGATTACCACGCAGGAATTGAACCTGAAGCAGATTGAGGACTGCCGCGCCGCCGGCCAGGCCTACAATGACGGCATGACCCGCTTCCTCGAAAGCTGGTTGAAGCGCGAAGAACTGGGCAAAAAGCGCGGCGCCGCCGCCGACCTCGTGCTGACAGCCGCGGAAACCGCCTCCAAGGATGGCATGAAGACCGCCTCCACGGCCAGCACCGACGCGTCCAGCGCTCTCGGGGTGGCGTCGACCGTGATGGTTATCGGTCTTGCGATTGCGGTGGTTCTGGGCGTCACGCTGGCTATCTTCATCACCCGTTCGATTACGGGCCCGCTGCAGCGCATTATCGACGGTCTCCGTGGTGGCGCGGAGCAGGTGGCCTCGGCCGCGAACCAGGTTGCCCAGTCGGGCCAGGGCCTGGCCGAGGGCGCAAGCTCGCAGGCGGCTTCCCTCGAAGAGAGTTCGGCTTCGCTCGAAGAGCTCTCCAGCATGACCCGCCAGAATTCCGGCAACGCCGAGCAGGCGAACAGTGCGGCCCGCGAAGCGCGCGACGGCGCGGTGCGCGGCACACAGGCGATGCAGACCATGAGCTCGGTCATCGAGAAGATCAAGGTGTCGTCGGACGAGACGGCCAAGATCATCCGCACCATCGACGAGATCGCCTTCCAGACCAATCTGCTGGCGCTGAACGCGGCGGTGGAAGCGGCCCGGGCGGGCGAAGCCGGCAAGGGCTTTGCGGTGGTGGCCGAAGAGGTGCGCAACCTGGCGCAGCGCAGCGCGCAGGCGGCGCGGAACACCTCCACGCTCATTGAAGAGTCGCAGCAGAACGCCAAGTCGGGTGTGACGGCGGCGCAGGAAGTGGGCACGGTGCTTGGTCAGGTGGCCAGCAGTATCGACAAGGTGGCCCAGCTCATTGCCGAAGTGTCGGCGGCGAGCCGCGAACAGACCCAGGGCGTGGAACAGATCAACCTGGCCGTGAGCAACATGGATCAGGTGACCCAGTCCAACGCGGCCAACGCCGAAGAGTCGGCGGCGGCGGGCGAAGAGCTCTCCGCCCAGGCGCGGGAACTCCAGGACATGGTGGTGGAGCTCACCGCCATGGTCAAGGGCGCGGGCGCGGCCAACAATGGCTATACGGCCGAGTCGACCGTGAAGCACCTGCCCGCGCGCCGGGAGTCCTGGAAAGCGACAAAGGCGCAACGCGCCCGCTACGCCCTCAGTAGTAAAGAATCCAGTGTGCGGAGCGAAGACGGCGCCCGTTCCATGCGGAACGCGCAGGAACTTACCCACGCCAGTGTTGCCGCCGAAAGTGTAATTCCGCTGGACGAAGACGATTTCAAAGAATTCTAG